In the genome of Arabidopsis thaliana chromosome 4, partial sequence, the window attaaaatctgttctgtatttatttttgtattctttgtTAGTTTGGGTGATTATATTTTGGTCATCTCACAGGAGCCTGAAGGAGAGAAGACTGCATCAGCACCTCAATAAGAAGAGTAAGAAACCCATCTTCGCATGGTGCATGTTCTTGGTCTGCGGTTAAGCAAAGAAGATGAGCTTTCctaaaaaatgttaaagatCTCGATATCTTAGTGTTGACGGGGTCCTTCATCCTTGGTACTCATTGTGAACCCAAAAGAAACCACAATGTGTTCCTCTACTTGATTCATCCGATCATTTTCACcagctttctttcttcataaggcgttgaagagagaaatatatatCCGATTCATtggtcttctttctttttcggCTCTAACGAAACCAAGaagatttgttgtttaaagGATGAAGATTCTGGAGTTCTTAGGTAAAGCGTTGTGGCTTCAATTGACGACGACTTTTCGGCCTACTGGTTTGAAGCTCTGTGACATCGGAGAACGATGCCGGCGATCTACCGCTTCCGGCAATCTACCGCTTCTCTTACGCgtgtttttgctttctttaggAGGTGACAATTGCCTGTGTGCTGTCTTGCTTATCTCATCCATGACGGTTTATTGTATTAGAGttaatttgtttctgttgttagacttaatttgttttttttgggctttgtttaatttgattgttttcaaataaaaagatgaatgTTCAgcgttataaaaaaaaacatgtacatATAGTACTCTTTCTCCACATTTACTGCTCATAATGTCCACAGCTTTTGGCAAAGGTATCAAGTATAGTTTGGACATCTCCACACTAACCAAAAGTAAACCCGTGACacattttgaaagaaaataaaaacatggaaGAAATGGAATGATTATTAGGAAACATGGCACAAATGGCAAAattccacacaaaaaaattaaaaaaacaaaggtattatagtatatattgtagtttatatatagaatatcatccattttttgttttttaattttatttttattggttagttttgcaaatttccTATActagttttaaatttcaaacaaataagaaaataaaaacatcacCAATGATCTaactttaaaattcaaaaaaaaataaaaatggattgCAATATTCAGTCGTCgactaaataaatttcaagTTTATTTACTTACAGCCATGTTGgtttattatttacaaaataacctttattaaaaactaaaaactatatatatgcatcGATATTTAGGAGAATCTTAATGTTAATAATCATTATAACTTCACTATATTATATTCCATCTTCCTCTCCTTTCTTCACTGCATCCTTCGCCTGATGGTGGATTTACCATCGTTTTTGTCGACTGTCAATCGATCACAATAAGCCCACCGTTTGTGATACTCATTTTTGGCATATCCGGAGATTTCGTCTTCATGGAGATAAATTCAGGGGGTTTGTACTTCCTGACGTCTGGTAGGGTCGGAGGCTTCATTAGAGGAAGCATTGGAGTGATCTTATGGGCCACTGTGTCTAAATGGTAACCGAGAAATCTGGCTGAATCTGGTTAAATTGATGAATCCGGCTGAATTGTTTAGTGAGTTTTGGCTGAATCTGACTAAAGATCTTTGAATTCAAATGTTAATGGCTGAATCTTGATGAATCAGGATCGTCGCTTGGGAGGAACACACTTCTGCTGCTGCGTTACACTTTTCAGATCACCATTCACACTCTATGGCGAGAAAGGAATACTCGAAGACATGGAGAGGAGGAACCTATCACAGCATTGGCTCTTGGAAAAACCGTCGACAAAAATATTCGCAATCGGATCATCGTTCTtcagaaaaaaggaaatccaaaatatgatgatttatttgtgttttggCTTTCCACTAGGTTCTAATTTGCTCAGGTTTAGATAAAGTATGAGTCAAAATATCTTAAACAAAGATGCACTTGTTGTAACCCaggttttttttggtgaataaattttgcattcattcaaaaaaaaataaaaaattcaaaacatattaattaaataaagaaacatatgAACATATTagttacataattttattttgtcaacaagaccaaataaaaaacaaatgaaaacattacACTTGAAATATATGATTGAATAACTTTATTAAACACAAGGTAATAACTTAATTTAGGAAAAGTTCCAATTTGTAAAACATTAAGAATGTATTAATACATTTAATCTTTTTCgaatataaatatcatataaaagcataaactaataaaataaagtagtAATTGTTAAATTAAACTATCTGTTTTGTCTAGTTTATGAGTTTACTTACTAACAATTCTCTAGTAGAAGTCTCCtactattaaattaaatattgtaGTTTTagtaattatttagttttactcGCTAATGattaaattgattaatttagTAAACAACTTacaaacaaatctaaaaatttgaaacatcAACAATTCCTCACAAAATCCTCAAGTATTCCTCAACATGCAAATGATGTTACCAATTTAAATTCTTAGAGAATTCCTCAAGAATTGCTCAAGAACAATGTTACCATTTACAACCATTGTCTTTCTTTGgtaaaaaactttttgtttttgtttttctttgaatatttttgtgttcTACATGTTTAGCATATTTTCGTAATCCCAACCatcaaaaagaaaccaaatttattaGTAAAAAACAACGGATCCATATGAAACGAGAGAGATAGAGACGAGAGAACTAAAAATTCATACGAAACTCATCGGATTTCGCCTTGGAGAGACGAGAGACGATAGACGAGAGACAAGAGACGAGAGACGAGAGACGAGAGACGAGAGAGAACACTTCTATTAAAAGCtcgtttatttattattttacttacAGGCgtagtttataatatttacaaaaataacgtctgttttaaaaaataaataagaaactataataagtataaactatatatgcatcttaatattattacttCTATAACTTTATTAGCTTCATGATTTCGTAATCATGTCTTCTACTTATTCTCCGCATCTTTCACCACCGGTGCCGGTGGATTTAACGGCCCCGTCACCGCCGTTCCGTCGACCATTATGGGTCCACCATTGTCGGTGCTCATATTCGGTATCGGCCAAGGTTTCGTCTGCATGGATACAGATACACCGAGTTTGTACTCGCCCACGGATCAGGCTTCAATGGAGGAAGAAATGTAGGTGGTATCTTTACTAATAAGTAATATGTAGATCGAGGGGTTTATTAATAGCATCAGTGGTGTCACAAATAAGTAATAAAGTATTTGATCATAATCAACTAAGTCCATCATATCTACATAAATCTGCGAAACTGGCTTTCCCGTCTTCACTggatccttcttcttcactattGGATCCTGCGAAACTGGCTTTCCCGTCACTGCCTTGTCGTCGATCATGATTGGCCCACCGGGTGTGACACTCATCTTTGCTATGAGCATaattgatgaaaacaaaatttacatcaCTTAAATAAATGGGGAgacaaaaatagcaaaaaaaaagtcttccaAAAATAGCAAAACAATCCACAAATAGCACTCAAAACATAAGTTGCTTTAGATGTTGAGATCAACCATGAGagagaaacacaaattttTTCAGTTAAAAATTAACCGTCGGATTTCGCCATTGGATGGATGCCACATCATGGTTTCTTAAGAGCCCTCGATTAAAAAATTTGtcaatgttttcatttatttttgcttGATGATtgcttttaaggttttttttaattttttaactcCCCTCAAATTTTTCAGAGACACCATTGGAGACAAAGCCACTAGATAAAAGGGATCGAAATTAAGGATATTGCAATAGTCAGTCTCGTAGaccaaataaatttagttaCTTGCTTACATTCATGGTTtcatatttacaaaatataagctttattaaaaataataatactataaactcccttatatatatatatatgcttatatatatatatgcttggAGTTCTTATTATATACTATTAATAACTATCACTTCACTGTATTCTTGATTTTCCAATCATGTCTTCTTCAGAGCATCTATAACCACCGGTGAATCTAACGGCCCCGTCACCGGCTTTCCGTCGATCATTATGGGTCCACCATTGGTGACGCTTATGTTTGGCGGCGTCATCTTAGTTCCCGTCTGCATGCAGAACCGGTCCGCCATGTAAGAATGCTTTAtgcaaataaaacatttagGCCTTCTAGTTCTTTTGTATAatcacaaataataataatatataaaagtcaTACTAAAATTTCTagaacattttttaattatttttaagcattttgtaaagaaaaaagaggaaaaaaaaacaaaattaaaatttttaaatatagcTTTATTCAGATTTTTGTCTGTAAAACTATTCATCAAATTCATGTAATCGAGCTTTTCAACCATTAACTTAATGGATAGCAAAGTCAACTCATtatttgacccaaaaaaaaaagccaactcatttatttgattaattaaacaaagtttatattttgtaatcaaaGTTCAACCACCTTACATTAGAAagtctttgattttttattttgtaatcaaagTTGTAaagtttaagattttatttttcttaaatttaaaattttactaatCTAAATTCATTAACAcgatattttataaaaaaattcccaCAAATAGCacaatttcaagtttttaagacaaaaatagcacacaaatattttgaaaaaaaaatagctgtcaaataattattttattttcatttattaaaattaacaattaagaaaagtacaaaaatacacaaattcaTCACCAGAAATTCCCAACAatatttttccgccaaaacaaTTTCCATCAAAAAATTTCCGCTAAAATATTTTTCGACAAAAAATccttcaaaattttaacaaaaaaagttggagagaaatatttacttttatttatttattttgattagttaattacttatatttaatatattaagtTTGAGTGCTATTTGTggaattttttgttatttttggaagaaaaaactttttgggtgctatttttgtcaatccccttttatttttagtgtgtttatcattgtttcttttgttttatttgctttGGAAACTAAGTTTTTGTTCTAAAAATACCATTACTACAAACTTTTTATGCTACAAACCCTAGAATGATTTTTAAGACTTTCTAATTTAATAGttggggtttaggtttagtattttggatttatcttttagggtttatatttagttacttaaaatttagttttagttttgtggtattttcagaaaaaaaaatagttttatttttgaaaaagaaacatagtGATGGTATTTTTGGAACAAAAACTCATTTTActagtattttaaaattaaccatatttatatatgtctagagaaagaaatttaaatttgacgACGAAATAGGATTACAAAATGGAAGATTTCTTTTTCGAAAAAGATTTGTAGATCATGTTTATCATATAATAGTATAATGTTATATTTAATAGATCTTTCTGTAACTGATTGAAGAATATTACTCTGTTATGCTAGTAACTTTTCTTTCCCTTAATTTGTTACTTcgtatatcttttttttttataagatacTTCGTATATATCTTACACTACTGCGATTAAGCTTTTTCTCTCTGCTCTGCTCTTCGTGTAAGtgttcttttctaaattttaaagattgaCTTTTAGGGTTACAGTTTACTGGTAAGGTGATGTGAGATTTTTGGTGTTACGATTTAATCTATAGGTTTGTCTAATAATATTATGGTtttatattatctttgtttgataatttgaCCTGTGTCATGTCTATACGATTATTTGTGTCATCCTTAAGATCCGATATACTTGCTTAATCTTTAATTTCCGTAGTTTGAAGGAGATAGATATGTCCGAGATCACTAATAATGAAACTTCTGGAGAAGGGACTTTAACTAACAACGTGAATGATTGtggttagtattttgattgttttattctCAAATGACTCTAGTATTTTAGTTGATGTACCACAAGTATGTGTTTTCGTGGTGTTTAAATTACTTGATATCGTTACATTACATAGGATCAAATCCTTCTGAACTATATGGGACATTTACATGGAAGATTCATAAATTTTCACAAATCAATGAGCGATCCGTAGCAATGTTTTTGAGATTGGTGGCCACCGATGGTAAATGACATcattttcataataataaagttgaaactttctgaatatatatgttttttgtttgctttattATAATCTTACCTATGACTATGATAGgtatttgttaatttatccACGAGGGGTTGATGTTTCCAACtgtctctctttgtttctctgtgTTGCAAACTACGAAAAACTTCTTCCAGGTGAGTATTGTAATGTATAATTTTCACTTTCTTGATTTGCAAACCTTTATCATTATATAAGTTTAACATTTTGAGACAGGTTGGAGTCATTTAGCTCAGTTTTCTGTAGCTGTTGAGAATAAAGATCcgaagaaatcaaagattgCAGGTTATTTTCTGCATCTTTTACTTTAGCTTGAATCCGCAATAGCGCAAACAAACTGAACACGTTCCTTCGCAGATACGTTACACCAGTTTTGGAAGAAAGAGCATGATTGGGGATGGAAAAAGTTTATTGAGTTACCTAAATTACAGGATGGATTCATAGATAAGTTTGACTCTCTTTCACTTAAAGCTCAAGTTCAAGTGATTAGGTAAATGCCAAGATTTAGAGTCTCTtgagtgatatatatatatatataaccacaTTTTTCCATGCAACCATTAACATACAACCAACTTTTCTCAACTCTTGTAGAGAGTGTGTGAACCGACCTTTTCGCTGCCTTGATGGTCAGTATAGGAAGGAACTTCTTACGGTTTATTTGGAAAAAGTGGAGAAAATGTTCATGAGC includes:
- a CDS encoding uncharacterized protein (unknown protein; Has 2 Blast hits to 2 proteins in 1 species: Archae - 0; Bacteria - 0; Metazoa - 0; Fungi - 0; Plants - 2; Viruses - 0; Other Eukaryotes - 0 (source: NCBI BLink).); this encodes MSVTPGGPIMIDDKAVTGKPVSQDPIVKKKDPVKTGKPVSQIYVDMMDLVDYDQILYYLFVTPLMLLINPSIYILLISKDTTYISSSIEA